Proteins encoded in a region of the Desulfurobacterium atlanticum genome:
- a CDS encoding histidine triad nucleotide-binding protein: MCIFCKIVNKEIPAKVVYEDDLVMAFHDINPQAPIHILIIPKEHIPTVNDIEEKHKELIGHIFTVAKTIAKEMGFAEKGYRILINCNKDGGQEIYHIHFHLFAGKPLGPMICK, encoded by the coding sequence ATGTGTATCTTCTGTAAAATTGTAAACAAAGAGATTCCAGCCAAAGTAGTGTATGAGGATGACCTTGTGATGGCGTTTCACGACATAAATCCACAAGCACCTATTCATATACTGATAATCCCTAAAGAGCATATTCCAACAGTAAATGATATTGAAGAGAAACACAAAGAATTGATAGGACATATCTTTACCGTTGCAAAGACAATAGCAAAAGAGATGGGATTTGCAGAAAAAGGTTACAGAATCCTTATAAACTGCAATAAAGATGGAGGACAGGAAATCTACCACATCCACTTCCATCTTTTTGCAGGAAAACCTTTAGGTCCAATGATTTGCAAGTAG
- the tmk gene encoding dTMP kinase has product MFITFEGIEGSGKTTQAKLLYQWLIDSGKEALFTREPGGTPAAEEIREFILTEREEPFPENAELFLYMAARSFHVENFIKPALENGTTVISDRFSDATIAYQGFGRGIPVEKIEYLNSIATKGLKPNITFLIDIPVEEGLRRIKKRKLDRIEKEAVEFHQRVREGYLQIAKREPDRVVVIDGRKKVEEIFEIIKTTIERKADAV; this is encoded by the coding sequence ATGTTCATAACCTTTGAAGGAATTGAGGGAAGCGGAAAAACCACACAAGCAAAACTCCTTTACCAGTGGCTTATAGACAGCGGAAAAGAAGCACTATTTACAAGAGAACCTGGAGGCACTCCAGCAGCTGAAGAGATAAGAGAATTTATCCTTACAGAAAGAGAAGAACCTTTTCCCGAAAATGCCGAGCTTTTCCTGTATATGGCTGCCCGCTCTTTCCATGTTGAAAATTTTATAAAACCTGCTTTGGAAAACGGCACTACTGTAATTTCCGACCGATTTTCAGATGCCACAATCGCCTATCAGGGATTTGGCAGAGGCATTCCCGTAGAAAAAATTGAGTATCTAAACAGTATAGCCACGAAAGGTTTAAAACCAAATATAACATTTTTAATAGATATTCCTGTAGAAGAGGGACTAAGAAGAATAAAAAAAAGGAAACTTGACAGAATAGAAAAAGAGGCAGTTGAGTTTCATCAAAGAGTAAGAGAAGGCTATCTTCAAATAGCAAAGAGAGAGCCAGACAGAGTTGTGGTAATAGATGGAAGAAAAAAGGTAGAAGAAATTTTTGAAATCATTAAGACTACTATTGAGAGAAAAGCCGATGCCGTTTAG
- a CDS encoding DNA polymerase III subunit delta', whose amino-acid sequence MKSLRLLLREKPMPFSSIVGHAKQLHTIEELIEKKVFPSSAIFSGPEGVGKKLVAVETAKILSGNEFGIKIVGEDKPPTIDEIREITSWLSMKPTHSKRKIAIIDSAELMRNEAANALLKTLEEPPEYANIILITSNENALLPTIKSRCKIFRFGKLTKIQVETILKNLGVEYDSRILKICGNSPGRAIALSNSKVPDLIAHLLKLLKEKKLPAEILDFSSKFSSMTREETNLFIESLIILFSEKKIFLDWFEPLEKARNFLNFYARPRNVIEWLLITVTLKKEQR is encoded by the coding sequence TTGAAATCATTAAGACTACTATTGAGAGAAAAGCCGATGCCGTTTAGCAGTATCGTCGGTCACGCAAAACAGCTTCACACAATAGAAGAACTGATAGAAAAGAAAGTGTTCCCTTCATCTGCAATTTTCTCAGGTCCAGAAGGTGTGGGAAAAAAACTTGTGGCGGTAGAAACGGCAAAAATCCTTTCAGGAAACGAGTTCGGAATAAAAATTGTAGGAGAAGATAAACCTCCTACAATAGATGAAATCCGGGAAATAACCTCCTGGCTTTCAATGAAACCTACACATTCAAAAAGGAAGATTGCAATAATAGACAGTGCAGAACTTATGAGAAATGAAGCTGCAAACGCTCTTTTAAAAACACTTGAAGAACCGCCAGAATACGCAAACATAATTTTGATAACCTCAAACGAAAACGCTCTTTTACCAACAATAAAATCCCGCTGCAAAATTTTTCGTTTTGGAAAGCTAACAAAGATTCAGGTTGAAACAATTCTCAAAAATTTAGGTGTTGAATATGACAGCAGAATACTCAAAATCTGCGGAAACAGCCCGGGAAGGGCAATTGCCCTTTCAAACAGTAAAGTGCCAGACTTAATAGCACACCTTCTAAAACTCCTGAAGGAGAAAAAACTACCAGCTGAAATCCTTGATTTTTCTTCAAAGTTCTCATCAATGACCCGGGAAGAAACAAATCTTTTTATTGAATCACTTATAATTCTTTTTTCAGAAAAGAAAATCTTTCTTGACTGGTTTGAACCTCTTGAAAAAGCAAGAAATTTTCTAAACTTTTACGCAAGGCCAAGAAACGTAATTGAATGGCTGCTTATAACAGTAACACTTAAGAAGGAGCAAAGATGA
- a CDS encoding aldolase gives MNEIEKLKKEMIKIGRLIFQSGLTDSHGGNISVRYNDYILIKKSGKMLGTLTEEDIVVTTVEENPELDKTASIELKVHRNIYKKLPEVKAVVHAHSPYTVAVSLTTNEIIPLDSEVKFLLGTVPVLSAKQVISSNEVAEKLPELLKKCKIAVVKSHGPFSTGKTLEEAYKYLSAVENSCKIISIVKGMER, from the coding sequence ATGAACGAAATAGAGAAACTCAAAAAAGAGATGATAAAAATAGGCAGACTTATATTCCAATCTGGCTTAACAGACAGCCACGGCGGAAATATAAGCGTAAGGTATAACGACTACATACTTATAAAAAAATCGGGGAAAATGCTCGGAACATTAACAGAAGAAGACATTGTGGTAACCACAGTAGAAGAAAATCCAGAGCTTGATAAAACCGCTTCTATAGAACTTAAAGTTCACAGAAATATCTATAAAAAATTACCTGAAGTAAAGGCAGTTGTTCACGCCCATTCCCCTTATACAGTTGCCGTTTCTCTTACAACCAATGAAATTATCCCCCTTGATTCTGAGGTTAAATTTCTCCTTGGAACAGTGCCGGTTTTATCAGCAAAACAGGTAATAAGCTCTAATGAAGTAGCAGAAAAGCTACCAGAATTACTTAAAAAGTGTAAAATTGCCGTTGTAAAATCTCACGGACCTTTCTCCACAGGAAAAACACTGGAGGAAGCATATAAATACCTTTCAGCAGTTGAAAACTCCTGTAAAATAATCTCAATCGTTAAAGGAATGGAGAGATAG